Proteins from a single region of Gemmatimonadota bacterium:
- a CDS encoding TlpA disulfide reductase family protein codes for MARNHKDGYVEGKKLVERFPDNLHLRAWFIHHMAAENKEEAVAAAEEMVASPENSAWGWVALASALNRLGKERRDEALLASERALEMLPDHADVINIRADVLYGSNKEDAITFVDEYKTRVENPARLLVVKGNALYYTSERGKNTQRFEACLKVFAEARKADPGNANAYYRPAYYLSVMRRYDEAYPLYQKAAQLAPTDARVHQRFWRVVERLKNKSEAEKIAEIEADADAFVQARGGDAASLLALYNAYRSLELEEKKKGVGDRILSTYGESAEAEWVLVYRYRAMEEDAEEDFQDLEQEEAYRNLLRAFIARSQHHNDRLLGDAYLNLFFSIREDSTVSAKELLDVVQGMVKYENINPHLTFPRGAMTLAERTSYYREAEQIARDGVAVAQEFLKDQKKYYDSEEDYQQDINWMTGLMTDALGWVFFQEGRLEDAERELMRAYELNSKDEDTLYHLGQVYEAMDNPDQAEVFYKMGIAIPSSGKNPNDQALKSLYLKRHGSLDGYENYLKPLIASDRETRKQEVLSSRIEAPEPALAFNLKTLKGKQVLLTSLKGKIVAINFWGIWCGWCVKEMPEFQNLYEHYKDDPDVAILTINNDRNPESVPPWMEKKGYTFPVLLDDGYVNKAGIQGFPTTWFLNREGQIAFLKRGWTKELEEEFGWRIEALRGIEVK; via the coding sequence ATGGCACGGAATCATAAAGATGGATATGTCGAGGGGAAAAAGCTGGTCGAACGGTTTCCGGATAATTTGCATCTGCGCGCCTGGTTTATCCATCACATGGCGGCGGAGAACAAAGAGGAAGCAGTTGCCGCCGCTGAAGAGATGGTCGCGTCTCCTGAAAATAGTGCGTGGGGTTGGGTCGCGCTTGCGAGCGCACTTAATCGACTTGGTAAAGAGCGCAGGGATGAGGCGCTTTTAGCCAGTGAAAGAGCCTTAGAGATGTTGCCCGACCATGCGGATGTCATCAATATAAGAGCAGATGTGCTGTATGGAAGTAATAAAGAGGATGCGATTACCTTTGTAGATGAGTATAAAACGCGGGTCGAGAATCCCGCCAGGCTTCTGGTCGTTAAGGGGAATGCCCTGTACTATACTTCTGAGAGAGGAAAAAACACTCAAAGATTCGAGGCTTGTCTGAAGGTATTTGCAGAAGCGCGCAAAGCCGATCCCGGTAATGCAAATGCCTATTATCGACCGGCTTATTATCTGTCTGTGATGCGTCGTTACGATGAAGCCTATCCACTATACCAGAAAGCGGCGCAACTGGCACCCACAGATGCAAGGGTGCATCAGCGGTTCTGGCGGGTGGTTGAGCGACTTAAAAATAAGTCTGAAGCAGAGAAAATTGCAGAGATTGAGGCTGATGCCGATGCGTTTGTGCAAGCGCGTGGGGGAGATGCGGCTTCTTTGCTGGCATTGTACAATGCCTATCGAAGTCTGGAACTCGAGGAAAAGAAAAAAGGGGTTGGAGATCGCATCCTCAGTACCTATGGCGAAAGTGCAGAGGCGGAATGGGTGCTGGTGTATCGCTATCGCGCGATGGAGGAGGATGCTGAAGAAGATTTCCAGGATCTCGAGCAAGAGGAGGCGTATCGAAACTTGTTGCGGGCGTTTATCGCGCGGTCCCAACACCATAATGATCGACTGCTGGGAGATGCATATCTGAATCTTTTCTTTTCCATTCGGGAGGATTCTACGGTATCAGCGAAAGAACTTCTGGATGTGGTACAGGGTATGGTTAAATATGAAAATATCAACCCGCATCTCACATTTCCAAGAGGTGCGATGACGCTGGCGGAACGCACGTCGTATTATCGAGAGGCTGAGCAGATTGCCCGGGATGGTGTTGCGGTAGCACAGGAATTTCTGAAAGACCAGAAGAAGTACTACGACTCAGAAGAAGATTATCAACAAGATATAAACTGGATGACCGGGTTGATGACCGATGCCCTCGGTTGGGTGTTTTTTCAGGAAGGGCGTTTGGAAGATGCCGAGCGAGAATTGATGCGCGCTTATGAACTGAATTCCAAAGATGAGGACACGCTTTACCATTTGGGTCAGGTTTATGAGGCGATGGACAACCCAGATCAGGCCGAAGTATTTTACAAAATGGGTATAGCCATCCCATCGTCGGGTAAAAATCCCAATGACCAGGCTCTAAAGTCACTTTATTTGAAGCGACACGGGAGTTTGGATGGGTACGAAAATTATTTAAAACCTTTAATAGCATCAGATCGAGAAACGCGAAAGCAGGAGGTCCTGTCTTCTCGGATTGAGGCTCCAGAGCCAGCGCTTGCGTTCAATTTGAAGACTCTAAAGGGTAAGCAAGTATTGCTAACTTCTTTGAAGGGCAAGATCGTGGCGATCAATTTCTGGGGGATATGGTGTGGATGGTGTGTGAAAGAGATGCCGGAGTTTCAGAATTTGTACGAGCATTACAAGGACGATCCCGATGTGGCGATTTTGACGATTAATAATGATCGCAATCCCGAGTCAGTACCGCCGTGGATGGAGAAGAAGGGTTATACTTTCCCGGTTTTGCTCGATGACGGATATGTGAATAAAGCGGGGATTCAGGGCTTTCCCACAACCTGGTTTCTCAATCGGGAGGGGCAGATTGCGTTTCTAAAGCGGGGATGGACAAAAGAATTGGAGGAGGAATTTGGCTGGCGGATCGAGGCGTTGAGGGGTATTGAGGTAAAATAA
- a CDS encoding FG-GAP-like repeat-containing protein, translated as MLDIRRTIGLLMVLSFGCGEEEMATPSPDYVSAFYTGVFALEVGAFDRADASLSRALTMEPDEPAAWANRGVLRLRRGDYDGAAKDLETARSLMPESGAIAMLQGLVERSRGQSDAAIAFFEKAAQQGLVKARYALMKEVERRGGAGSEEEVWTQLEVLIRQVPDNPALWIERARQAGKRGDEKALRASVEKLGEWSEGWPDAARVQLRSLQGETEGGSEVALQAMFLHNVLLRDPMYRRALDALVVPAERLGDPIVKFLKFSMPQAMPAPADLNMRFEPEPVAGLEGSDWQVLKPFWSEEEVEVVAASASQVRGTEGIAVDSPGVLGMLAVDWDNDFALDLALVGAEGFRLFRRTEDGGIEGVTDSIGLDEEEIVGVWGADVEMDGDVDFVLGRSTGPPLVLQNNGDGSFVARELFGNVDGLRGFVWVDCDGDGDPDAAMLDREGQLIEAVNERAGVFTPGAKKAVDGVALSAGDLDRDGRLERVVVDGDGTVMAVSQGEISTLIQADSTAGPAPLLIADLDNNGALDLVFDKRAYLASEEAYHALDLKARVTGVADLTGDGRLDLLGVSDTGEALQLVNGGDLAYHWQAVRPVGGRASGDGRINALGLGAEVELRSGAFYQKQVVTDPVVHFGLGTYTGTDLVRIVWPNGMPQVEFDLEVDQVVGAVQRLKGSCPWVFAHNGLEMGFVTDFLWRSPLGMRINAQVVAGIAQTEDWVKIRGDQLIARNEVYDIRITGELWETHFVDWVSLVAVDHPEGTSVFVDERFARGAPSLEIYATTQPRSFAIVKDDRGRDMTDRVRVRDGQYVDTFGRGIYQGVTREHYVEVEMGDEVPREGPLWLVGQGWIHPTDSSINVALGQGSHPPPQGLSLHVFGGTDWRVVYPDLGFPAGKRKTVLIDLSGVFPRDVSRKFRLQTNLEIYWDRLAWAVPLEDSVMTVQSVPLASAQLRYRGFSQVTEADASSPEVPDYHALDGTSQMWRDLVGYYTRYGDVEPLLAQVDDRYAIVNAGDEIQLLFAALPDPGEQVRDFVLKGDGWVKDGDYNTAFSTTVLPLPAHGVLSYDRAPETLEDDPVFKRHAEDWQRFHTRYVTPDWFDRALRNDRP; from the coding sequence ATGCTTGATATTCGTCGCACGATCGGGTTGTTGATGGTGTTGAGTTTTGGATGCGGAGAAGAGGAGATGGCTACGCCATCCCCGGATTATGTCTCCGCATTCTATACGGGTGTGTTCGCGCTGGAGGTGGGTGCTTTTGATCGGGCGGATGCCAGTTTGAGCCGTGCTCTTACAATGGAACCCGATGAGCCGGCTGCGTGGGCAAATCGCGGGGTGTTGCGGTTGCGGCGGGGGGATTATGACGGGGCTGCAAAAGACCTGGAGACAGCGCGTTCACTGATGCCCGAGAGCGGCGCTATCGCGATGCTGCAGGGATTGGTTGAGCGGAGCAGAGGGCAATCCGACGCTGCTATCGCGTTTTTCGAGAAAGCGGCGCAACAGGGGCTTGTGAAGGCGCGGTACGCGCTGATGAAGGAGGTGGAGCGACGGGGGGGAGCAGGGAGTGAGGAAGAGGTCTGGACACAGTTGGAAGTCCTGATCAGGCAGGTGCCGGACAATCCCGCGCTGTGGATCGAGCGGGCGAGGCAGGCGGGCAAACGGGGGGATGAAAAGGCTCTGCGCGCATCGGTGGAGAAGTTGGGCGAGTGGTCGGAGGGGTGGCCGGATGCGGCGCGGGTGCAGTTGCGCAGTTTGCAGGGCGAGACGGAAGGGGGGAGTGAGGTAGCTTTGCAAGCGATGTTTTTGCACAATGTGTTGTTGCGCGATCCGATGTATCGGCGCGCGCTGGATGCACTGGTTGTGCCGGCTGAACGCCTGGGAGATCCCATAGTTAAATTTTTGAAGTTCAGTATGCCCCAGGCTATGCCGGCGCCTGCGGATTTGAACATGCGCTTTGAACCCGAACCTGTTGCGGGTTTGGAGGGAAGTGATTGGCAGGTGCTCAAGCCTTTCTGGTCGGAAGAAGAAGTAGAGGTGGTTGCGGCAAGTGCTTCTCAGGTACGGGGGACGGAGGGGATTGCGGTTGATTCCCCAGGGGTGTTGGGGATGCTGGCGGTTGATTGGGATAACGATTTTGCGTTAGATCTCGCGCTGGTGGGGGCAGAGGGTTTTCGGTTGTTCCGACGTACTGAGGATGGCGGGATTGAGGGTGTGACTGATTCCATCGGGTTGGACGAAGAAGAGATAGTTGGCGTGTGGGGAGCGGATGTAGAGATGGATGGGGATGTCGATTTCGTTTTGGGGCGTTCTACAGGACCGCCTCTCGTGTTGCAAAACAATGGAGATGGTTCATTTGTGGCGCGAGAACTTTTCGGTAATGTAGATGGACTGAGGGGATTTGTGTGGGTAGATTGCGATGGAGATGGCGATCCCGATGCGGCGATGCTGGATCGAGAAGGGCAATTGATTGAGGCGGTTAACGAGCGGGCGGGTGTATTTACGCCGGGGGCGAAGAAGGCGGTGGATGGCGTTGCGTTAAGCGCGGGAGATCTGGATCGAGACGGGCGTTTAGAGCGCGTGGTTGTAGATGGGGATGGCACTGTGATGGCTGTGTCGCAAGGGGAGATAAGTACGCTGATTCAGGCTGATTCAACCGCTGGTCCTGCTCCGCTTCTCATAGCGGATCTGGATAATAATGGCGCGCTGGATCTGGTTTTTGACAAGCGTGCCTATCTGGCGTCGGAAGAGGCTTACCACGCTCTGGACCTGAAAGCGCGCGTGACTGGTGTGGCGGATTTGACGGGTGATGGTCGGCTCGATTTGCTGGGTGTTTCGGATACAGGTGAGGCGCTGCAACTGGTGAATGGGGGCGATTTGGCGTATCACTGGCAGGCGGTTCGCCCCGTGGGCGGTAGGGCTTCTGGCGATGGGCGGATCAATGCACTGGGTTTGGGTGCAGAAGTGGAGTTGCGTTCGGGTGCGTTCTATCAGAAGCAAGTGGTGACGGATCCGGTGGTGCATTTTGGGTTGGGGACTTATACGGGGACAGATCTCGTGAGGATTGTGTGGCCCAATGGGATGCCTCAGGTGGAGTTCGATCTGGAGGTGGATCAGGTGGTGGGTGCCGTACAGCGGTTGAAGGGGTCGTGCCCCTGGGTGTTTGCGCACAATGGGTTGGAGATGGGGTTTGTAACGGATTTTCTGTGGCGGTCGCCTCTGGGGATGCGGATCAATGCTCAGGTGGTTGCGGGTATTGCTCAGACGGAGGATTGGGTGAAGATCAGAGGCGATCAGCTAATTGCGCGAAATGAGGTGTACGATATTCGGATTACGGGTGAACTCTGGGAGACGCATTTTGTCGATTGGGTGTCTCTCGTCGCAGTTGATCATCCCGAGGGGACGTCGGTTTTTGTGGATGAGCGTTTTGCCCGGGGTGCGCCATCGCTCGAAATTTACGCGACTACGCAGCCCCGATCCTTTGCTATTGTGAAAGATGATCGGGGGCGCGATATGACCGATAGAGTGCGGGTGCGGGACGGACAGTATGTGGATACTTTTGGGCGGGGTATTTATCAAGGGGTGACGCGAGAACACTATGTAGAGGTGGAGATGGGAGACGAGGTGCCCAGAGAAGGACCTTTGTGGCTGGTCGGTCAGGGATGGATTCATCCGACGGATAGTTCGATCAATGTGGCGCTGGGGCAGGGTAGCCATCCGCCACCCCAGGGCCTTTCTCTGCATGTATTTGGTGGGACAGATTGGCGCGTCGTGTATCCTGATCTGGGTTTTCCTGCCGGAAAGCGCAAGACAGTGTTGATTGATTTGAGCGGCGTTTTTCCGCGGGATGTTTCCCGAAAATTTAGATTGCAGACTAATTTGGAGATTTATTGGGATCGTTTGGCGTGGGCTGTGCCGCTTGAAGACAGTGTGATGACGGTTCAATCTGTGCCTTTGGCGAGCGCACAGTTGCGTTATCGCGGGTTTTCGCAGGTGACGGAGGCAGATGCGAGTTCGCCCGAGGTGCCGGATTACCACGCGCTTGACGGAACTTCGCAAATGTGGCGAGATCTCGTGGGGTATTATACGCGATATGGAGATGTAGAGCCATTGCTGGCACAGGTCGATGACCGATATGCGATTGTGAATGCTGGAGATGAGATCCAGTTGCTGTTTGCGGCTTTGCCAGATCCTGGGGAGCAGGTGCGGGATTTTGTTTTGAAAGGCGATGGGTGGGTTAAGGATGGCGATTATAATACGGCTTTTTCAACGACGGTGTTGCCCTTGCCAGCGCATGGGGTTTTGTCTTATGATCGCGCGCCTGAAACACTTGAAGATGATCCGGTGTTTAAGCGCCATGCAGAGGACTGGCAGCGGTTTCACACGCGGTATGTGACGCCCGATTGGTTTGATCGGGCGCTGAGGAATGACAGGCCATGA
- a CDS encoding CRTAC1 family protein, translating into MKDSGIEERHPNRVVRILVVLFFGLLLVVLGMMKWGGWQVGEMSGTGSERYGFYLKEVGKQVGIDFVHEAPGLDAKLDHIMPIIASMGAAVSVVDYDRDGWQDLYVTSSRKGSLNRLYRNLGGMGFEDVAAAMGVADVNHEGVSMGSVWGDYDNDGFEDLFLYKWGRPELFRNREGKVFERVTETAGLPRWINAGSAIWVDYDCDGYLDIFVAGYWSESLNLWDLETTRMMPESFEYANNGGRKYLLRNSGDGTFEDVTMKVGITSRRWTLAVGAADLNGSGFPDLFLSNDYGISELYVNEGGKRFVEMGEQVGVGRQPKSGMNAAFGDVLNRGDLAIYETNISQAGVLIQGNNLWVPVGGETLRFENLAGAMGVDLGGWSFGAQFGDLNNDGALDLVLTNGYVSADGNGSYWYDFSQVAGGHSAIISDAKNWPPMRGRSLAGHQTKCVWVNDGMGQFVEVAQAVGVRDRFDGRAVALVDLWNRGVLDVVVANQRGPLLLYRNTVRTEANWIGFELVGQRSNRSAIGARVQVFWNEEVQVQEVLGGSGYAAQNQRPLHFGLGAGAVVDSVAIRWPSGQVQMFYAPDVRRVHRIVEN; encoded by the coding sequence ATGAAAGACAGCGGGATAGAGGAGAGACATCCCAATCGCGTTGTGCGGATTCTGGTGGTGCTGTTTTTTGGGCTATTGCTGGTGGTGTTGGGTATGATGAAGTGGGGAGGATGGCAGGTGGGGGAAATGAGTGGCACTGGCAGTGAACGATATGGATTCTATCTGAAGGAAGTCGGAAAACAGGTGGGGATCGATTTTGTACACGAAGCGCCTGGGCTGGACGCAAAGCTGGATCATATTATGCCGATTATCGCGTCGATGGGCGCGGCGGTTTCGGTGGTGGATTACGACCGGGATGGTTGGCAGGATTTGTATGTGACCAGTAGTCGGAAGGGCAGTTTGAATCGGCTGTATCGCAATTTGGGAGGGATGGGTTTTGAAGATGTGGCTGCGGCAATGGGCGTGGCGGATGTGAATCACGAGGGTGTGAGTATGGGATCTGTGTGGGGGGATTACGACAACGATGGGTTCGAAGATTTGTTTTTGTATAAATGGGGCCGCCCCGAGTTGTTTCGCAATCGGGAAGGGAAGGTGTTTGAGCGCGTGACGGAAACAGCGGGTTTGCCCAGGTGGATCAATGCAGGGAGTGCGATTTGGGTAGATTACGACTGCGATGGGTATCTGGATATTTTTGTGGCGGGTTATTGGTCCGAGTCCCTGAATTTGTGGGATTTGGAGACCACGCGGATGATGCCGGAGAGTTTTGAATACGCGAATAATGGGGGGCGGAAGTATTTGTTGAGAAACTCGGGTGATGGGACATTTGAAGATGTGACGATGAAGGTGGGAATCACGAGCAGGAGGTGGACACTGGCGGTAGGGGCGGCGGATTTGAACGGGTCGGGGTTTCCCGATCTGTTTTTGTCCAATGATTACGGAATTTCCGAGTTGTATGTGAACGAGGGCGGAAAGCGGTTTGTCGAGATGGGTGAGCAAGTGGGGGTGGGGCGTCAGCCAAAGAGCGGGATGAATGCCGCGTTTGGCGATGTGCTGAATCGGGGAGATCTGGCAATTTACGAGACCAATATTTCTCAGGCTGGCGTTCTCATTCAGGGGAATAATTTGTGGGTGCCCGTGGGAGGCGAGACCTTGCGGTTTGAGAATTTGGCCGGGGCGATGGGCGTGGATCTGGGCGGGTGGAGTTTTGGCGCGCAGTTTGGGGATTTGAACAACGATGGGGCGCTGGATCTCGTTTTGACCAATGGGTATGTTTCGGCAGATGGCAATGGAAGTTATTGGTATGATTTTTCTCAGGTGGCGGGCGGGCATAGCGCGATTATCTCTGATGCGAAAAATTGGCCGCCGATGCGAGGCAGGAGTTTGGCAGGCCATCAGACCAAGTGCGTTTGGGTAAACGACGGGATGGGGCAATTTGTCGAGGTGGCACAGGCAGTGGGGGTTCGGGATCGATTCGATGGGCGGGCTGTGGCTCTGGTAGATCTGTGGAACCGGGGGGTGCTGGATGTGGTGGTGGCCAATCAGCGGGGCCCGCTTTTGTTGTACCGCAACACAGTGCGGACAGAGGCAAACTGGATTGGGTTCGAGCTGGTTGGGCAGCGGAGCAATCGCAGTGCGATTGGGGCGCGGGTGCAGGTGTTCTGGAATGAGGAGGTGCAGGTGCAGGAGGTATTGGGCGGTAGCGGTTATGCTGCGCAGAATCAACGTCCACTGCATTTTGGTTTAGGCGCGGGTGCAGTGGTTGATAGCGTTGCCATACGCTGGCCATCGGGACAGGTACAGATGTTTTACGCGCCCGATGTGCGGCGGGTGCATCGGATTGTAGAGAATTGA
- a CDS encoding sulfite exporter TauE/SafE family protein: protein MDIIDFVVLGVGGFLIGVMRAGFGGGIGVVAVPVLALAVPAKSALGLVLPLSLTTDVISARYYWGHWVGDHVKALMPGMVLGILIGAGILDIVPEVWFRRLLGALACIFAVLQTLRDRVLVNVRPPGPWMRFGVGVTLGVVSTLVSAGGVILMLYLLPQGLVGRTFVGTAWIFGIVLNLLKLTPYVFLGLINFQSLVMDTWMLPALFLGAAVGLFLNRRLSPVWFNRSVLVLVLGIGLKLMLS from the coding sequence ATGGATATAATTGATTTTGTGGTGTTGGGAGTTGGCGGTTTTTTGATTGGCGTGATGCGCGCGGGATTTGGCGGTGGTATTGGTGTGGTGGCTGTGCCAGTTCTCGCGCTCGCAGTGCCCGCAAAGTCCGCACTGGGGCTTGTTTTGCCACTTTCTCTGACAACCGATGTGATCAGTGCGCGGTACTACTGGGGACATTGGGTTGGAGACCATGTCAAGGCGTTGATGCCCGGTATGGTACTGGGTATTTTGATTGGTGCGGGTATTCTGGATATTGTGCCAGAGGTCTGGTTTCGACGCCTGTTAGGCGCTCTGGCATGTATTTTTGCTGTGTTACAGACCCTGAGGGATCGGGTACTGGTGAATGTACGACCGCCGGGACCGTGGATGCGTTTTGGCGTTGGTGTGACTTTGGGAGTGGTTTCCACATTGGTTTCTGCGGGGGGCGTGATTTTGATGTTGTATTTGTTGCCACAGGGCCTGGTCGGGCGCACATTTGTGGGTACTGCGTGGATTTTTGGCATTGTTTTAAATCTTTTGAAGTTGACGCCTTATGTTTTTTTGGGATTGATCAATTTCCAGAGTTTGGTGATGGATACGTGGATGTTGCCGGCTTTGTTCCTGGGGGCAGCGGTCGGTTTGTTTTTGAATAGACGGTTATCCCCAGTGTGGTTTAACCGCAGTGTGCTGGTTCTGGTGCTGGGAATTGGACTGAAATTGATGTTGTCATAA
- a CDS encoding CDP-alcohol phosphatidyltransferase family protein: protein MGSTERDRFWTLSNAVSLLRVVLTLPAIWLIALGPDYVWEAFGVVVVMIVSDWIDGWLARWRDEISQWGKILDPLADKVAVGAITIAMVVFKDLPVWLVVVVLLRDVVIFFAGMYLVKRRDVLLSSNFWGKVTTLVLSGLLLAYLWDADALKPLLIGLSVVFLVVSLISYGRQFYDVIKR from the coding sequence ATGGGAAGTACTGAACGCGATCGTTTCTGGACGCTGTCAAATGCCGTTAGTTTGTTGCGCGTGGTGCTGACTCTGCCCGCTATATGGCTTATTGCATTGGGGCCGGATTATGTATGGGAAGCTTTCGGCGTGGTGGTGGTGATGATTGTCAGCGATTGGATAGATGGGTGGCTCGCGCGCTGGCGGGATGAAATTTCACAGTGGGGGAAGATTCTCGATCCTCTGGCTGATAAGGTGGCTGTTGGCGCGATTACAATTGCCATGGTTGTGTTCAAAGATTTGCCCGTATGGCTGGTTGTGGTCGTTTTGTTGCGCGATGTGGTGATTTTTTTTGCGGGGATGTATCTGGTCAAGCGACGCGATGTGTTGTTGTCTTCCAATTTTTGGGGCAAGGTTACAACGCTGGTGCTGAGTGGGTTGCTTTTGGCCTATTTATGGGATGCCGATGCGCTCAAGCCCCTGCTGATTGGTCTGAGTGTTGTGTTTCTCGTTGTTTCACTGATTAGTTATGGACGGCAGTTTTATGATGTAATAAAAAGATAG
- a CDS encoding TIGR04283 family arsenosugar biosynthesis glycosyltransferase translates to MRISVIIPVLNEEAVIGACLTQFCDVEDVELIVVDGGSADDTQRVVAARGGAQWVQVAKAGRALQMNAGAERATGDVFLFLHADTFLPSDGLMLIRDSLRVPGVVGGRFRLGLSEKTIGFRLVAFLSTLRSRYLGITYGDQGIYIRRETFNAVGGFPSLQLFEDSEFCSRVAREGKFVMLNARVCSSTRRWREWGFVRTVVEMWVLRILYTLSVSDVTLSRWYR, encoded by the coding sequence GTGCGGATCAGTGTGATTATTCCCGTTCTAAATGAAGAAGCTGTTATCGGCGCGTGTCTGACTCAGTTTTGCGATGTTGAGGACGTGGAACTGATTGTGGTAGATGGTGGGAGTGCGGATGACACTCAGAGGGTGGTTGCGGCGCGTGGTGGAGCACAATGGGTCCAGGTAGCGAAAGCAGGACGAGCACTGCAGATGAATGCCGGTGCAGAACGGGCGACGGGCGATGTGTTTTTGTTTTTGCACGCCGATACATTTTTGCCCTCTGATGGGTTGATGTTGATACGCGATTCGCTACGTGTGCCCGGTGTAGTGGGCGGGCGATTTCGGCTCGGCTTGTCGGAGAAGACGATTGGTTTTCGATTGGTTGCGTTTTTGAGTACATTGCGCTCCCGGTATTTGGGGATTACTTATGGCGATCAGGGTATTTATATTCGGCGAGAGACTTTTAATGCTGTGGGGGGATTTCCATCCTTGCAGTTGTTTGAGGATTCAGAGTTTTGCTCGCGTGTGGCGCGTGAGGGCAAATTTGTAATGCTCAATGCACGGGTATGCAGTTCCACGCGGCGGTGGCGCGAGTGGGGTTTTGTTCGCACTGTGGTAGAGATGTGGGTGTTGCGTATTCTCTATACGCTTTCTGTGTCGGATGTCACGTTGAGTCGATGGTATCGGTGA
- a CDS encoding aldo/keto reductase produces MEYRIFGKTGWEVSEIGLGGSWFYGRPEMGLKPVSHGVAVVERALELGVNYFDTAPLYGRGRSEEVLGVALSGVREPYYLATKVGYYPEPFDYTRDAVWRGLDASLKRLKRDHVHLLQVHEAEKAGWPGLFDAGRTIEALLEIQAQGICDYIGLTGSDLDLMSRVLKETDVFVSVITFCKYDLLTREATEELVPTAAAEGVAVICASPLHAGLLGSKREQWMAQGRFADLYDNLIRVEKIVEDLDEPLTRTALRYLLSDNRVSMLLCGVSDIDELEDSVRVSDGERLSGELIAEIEGE; encoded by the coding sequence ATGGAATACAGGATATTTGGCAAGACGGGATGGGAGGTCAGTGAGATAGGGCTTGGCGGTTCGTGGTTCTACGGGCGTCCGGAGATGGGGCTAAAGCCGGTGTCACATGGGGTGGCGGTGGTGGAACGGGCGCTGGAATTGGGTGTGAATTATTTCGATACCGCGCCACTTTACGGACGCGGGCGCAGCGAAGAGGTGCTGGGTGTCGCGCTGTCGGGTGTGCGAGAGCCGTATTATCTGGCGACAAAGGTGGGGTATTATCCCGAGCCTTTTGACTATACACGCGATGCGGTATGGCGCGGTCTCGATGCGAGTTTGAAGCGGTTAAAGCGCGATCATGTGCACCTTTTGCAGGTGCACGAAGCCGAAAAAGCCGGGTGGCCCGGGTTGTTTGATGCAGGTCGGACTATAGAGGCGTTGTTGGAGATACAGGCTCAGGGAATTTGCGATTATATTGGGCTGACGGGTTCCGATCTGGATTTGATGTCTCGGGTGCTCAAAGAGACCGATGTTTTTGTTTCGGTGATTACGTTTTGCAAGTACGATTTGCTGACGAGAGAAGCGACTGAGGAATTGGTTCCCACAGCAGCGGCAGAAGGCGTTGCCGTGATTTGCGCTTCGCCACTGCACGCGGGGTTGTTGGGTTCAAAGCGGGAGCAGTGGATGGCGCAGGGGCGATTTGCCGATTTGTACGACAATCTGATTCGGGTAGAGAAAATTGTTGAAGATTTAGATGAACCCCTGACGCGTACGGCTTTGCGCTATTTGTTGTCGGACAATCGGGTGTCGATGTTGCTGTGCGGGGTATCGGATATCGATGAGTTGGAGGATAGTGTGCGTGTGTCGGATGGTGAGAGATTATCCGGAGAATTGATTGCAGAGATAGAGGGGGAATAG